A section of the Streptomyces xinghaiensis S187 genome encodes:
- a CDS encoding type 1 glutamine amidotransferase, with translation MSDSSLRLVWVYPDLLSTYGDQGNVLVVERRARQRGLEVSRVDVRSDQPVPTSGDIYLIGGGEDRPQRLAAERLRRDGGLSRAVANGAIVFSVCAGYQILGHEFVNDLGEKEPGLGLLDVVSTRGEAARCVGDVLADIDGRLNLPPLTGFENHQGVTHLGPTARPFARVRFGNGNGTGDGTEGAYNDTVFGTYMHGPVLARNPQIADLLLKLALDVNALPPTDDRWYEALRQERIAAATQPA, from the coding sequence ATGAGCGACAGCAGCCTGCGCCTGGTCTGGGTCTACCCGGACCTGCTGAGCACGTACGGCGACCAGGGCAACGTCCTGGTGGTGGAGCGGCGGGCCCGCCAGCGGGGCCTGGAGGTCTCCCGCGTGGACGTCCGCAGCGACCAGCCGGTGCCCACCTCCGGCGACATCTATCTGATCGGCGGCGGCGAGGACCGGCCGCAGCGGCTGGCGGCCGAGCGGCTGCGCCGCGACGGCGGCCTGAGCCGGGCCGTGGCCAACGGCGCGATCGTCTTCTCCGTCTGCGCCGGCTATCAGATCCTGGGCCACGAGTTCGTCAACGACCTCGGCGAGAAGGAGCCGGGGCTCGGCCTGCTGGACGTGGTGAGTACCCGGGGCGAGGCCGCCCGGTGCGTCGGCGACGTCCTGGCCGACATCGACGGCCGGCTGAACCTGCCGCCGCTGACGGGTTTCGAGAACCACCAGGGCGTCACCCACCTCGGCCCGACCGCGCGCCCGTTCGCCCGGGTCCGCTTCGGCAACGGCAACGGCACGGGCGACGGCACCGAGGGCGCGTACAACGACACCGTCTTCGGTACGTACATGCACGGGCCGGTGCTGGCCCGCAATCCGCAGATCGCCGATCTGCTGCTCAAGCTGGCCCTCGACGTGAACGCGCTGCCGCCGACCGACGACCGCTGGTACGAGGCGCTGCGCCAGGAGCGGATCGCCGCGGCGACCCAGCCCGCCTGA
- a CDS encoding gas vesicle protein, translating to MAAEQKVRTRRTATKTAEPRRESRTGPVEAAQNACRDLAGLIGYPAEGVSAVCRTEDGWRVDIDVLELQRVPDTTSLLATYQVDVDRTGELLQYRRVRRFRRGASDDWPAGHP from the coding sequence ATGGCAGCAGAGCAAAAGGTACGTACGCGGCGTACCGCTACGAAAACGGCCGAGCCGCGACGGGAGTCCCGCACCGGCCCGGTGGAAGCGGCCCAGAACGCGTGCCGCGATCTGGCCGGTCTGATCGGTTACCCGGCGGAAGGCGTGTCCGCGGTGTGCCGGACGGAGGACGGCTGGCGGGTCGACATCGACGTCCTGGAACTCCAGCGCGTCCCCGACACCACCAGCTTGCTCGCCACCTACCAGGTGGATGTCGACCGGACAGGAGAACTGCTCCAGTACCGCCGGGTCCGCCGCTTCCGGCGCGGTGCGTCGGACGACTGGCCCGCCGGCCACCCCTGA
- a CDS encoding lysophospholipid acyltransferase family protein: protein MFYYVLKYVLLGPLLRLTFRPRIQGLEHVPEDGAAIVAGNHLSFSDHFLMPAILRRRITFLAKAEYFTGPGLKGRLTAAFFRSIGQIPVDRSGRQAGQAAITEGLKVLGSGELLGIYPEGTRSHDGRLYKGRVGVAVMAIRAGVPVVPCAMQGTFEIQPPGRRLPRPGRVTIRFGEPMDFSRFAGMEGERAVLRAVTDEIMYEIMKLSGQEYVDLYANEAKAQQKDRSGSRD, encoded by the coding sequence GTGTTCTATTACGTGCTCAAGTACGTGCTTCTCGGGCCGTTGCTGCGGCTGACCTTCCGCCCCCGGATACAGGGCCTGGAGCACGTGCCCGAGGACGGGGCCGCGATCGTCGCCGGCAACCACCTGTCCTTCTCGGACCACTTCCTGATGCCGGCCATCCTCCGCCGCCGTATCACCTTCCTCGCCAAGGCGGAGTACTTCACGGGCCCCGGGCTCAAGGGCCGGCTGACGGCCGCCTTCTTCCGCAGCATCGGCCAGATCCCGGTGGACCGCTCGGGCAGACAGGCCGGGCAGGCCGCCATCACCGAAGGACTCAAGGTGCTGGGAAGCGGCGAGCTGCTCGGGATCTACCCGGAAGGCACGCGCTCGCACGACGGCCGGCTCTACAAGGGCCGCGTCGGGGTGGCCGTCATGGCGATCCGGGCGGGGGTCCCGGTGGTGCCGTGCGCCATGCAGGGAACGTTCGAGATCCAGCCGCCGGGACGCCGGCTGCCGCGGCCCGGCCGGGTGACGATCCGCTTCGGCGAACCGATGGACTTCTCCCGCTTCGCGGGCATGGAGGGCGAACGGGCGGTGCTGCGCGCCGTGACCGACGAGATCATGTACGAGATCATGAAGCTCTCCGGCCAGGAGTACGTCGACCTCTACGCGAACGAGGCCAAGGCGCAGCAGAAGGACCGGTCCGGCTCCCGGGACTGA
- a CDS encoding SRPBCC family protein, with translation MPEKDQNGNGSGVDRLRKEFGDYLGAKSQRLVESAGGRLSDLTGRLTDAAENGGSLPKVGARVLGGESPAKAFMGEKAKGVKDNVVGKAKEAVGAGGGEGKGKKKPGDVKVTNIVETLDVGLSLRTCYDYWCQFEDFSGFMKGVRHVSKSDETTSDWKAKVGPSTRGWQATIDEQIPDERIVWNSEGAKGTTRGCVSFHELAPNLTRIVVVVEYYPSGFFEKTANIWRAQGRRLRLDLKHFQRYVTLGAEEEPEGWRGEIRDGEVVRSHEDAMEEEEREGEEGEEEQEGEEGEEEQEGEEGEEEDEEEEDEEDEEDEDEEDEEDEYEDGEEDEEEDEDEDEDEEYEAEDEEEE, from the coding sequence ATGCCCGAGAAGGACCAGAACGGGAACGGCTCCGGTGTCGACCGGCTCCGTAAGGAATTCGGTGACTACCTCGGCGCCAAGTCGCAGCGGTTGGTGGAATCGGCCGGCGGCCGGTTGTCCGATCTCACCGGACGTCTCACCGACGCGGCCGAGAACGGCGGCTCGCTGCCCAAGGTCGGCGCCCGCGTGCTGGGCGGGGAATCCCCGGCGAAGGCATTCATGGGCGAGAAGGCCAAGGGAGTGAAGGACAACGTCGTGGGCAAGGCCAAGGAAGCGGTCGGCGCCGGGGGCGGCGAGGGCAAGGGCAAGAAGAAGCCCGGTGACGTCAAGGTTACGAATATCGTCGAGACGCTGGACGTCGGCCTCTCGCTGCGCACCTGCTACGACTACTGGTGCCAGTTCGAGGACTTCAGCGGCTTCATGAAGGGCGTACGCCACGTCTCCAAGTCGGACGAGACGACCTCGGACTGGAAGGCCAAGGTCGGTCCGTCGACCCGCGGCTGGCAGGCGACGATCGACGAGCAGATTCCGGACGAGCGCATCGTCTGGAACTCCGAGGGCGCCAAGGGCACCACCCGGGGATGCGTCTCCTTCCACGAGCTCGCGCCGAATCTGACGCGCATCGTGGTCGTCGTGGAGTACTACCCCTCCGGCTTCTTCGAGAAGACCGCCAACATCTGGCGGGCCCAGGGCCGCCGGCTGCGGCTCGACCTCAAGCACTTCCAGCGGTACGTGACGCTGGGCGCGGAGGAGGAGCCCGAGGGCTGGCGCGGCGAGATCCGCGACGGCGAGGTGGTCCGCAGCCACGAGGACGCGATGGAAGAGGAGGAACGCGAGGGCGAGGAGGGGGAGGAGGAGCAGGAAGGCGAAGAGGGCGAGGAGGAGCAGGAGGGCGAAGAGGGCGAGGAGGAGGACGAGGAAGAAGAAGACGAGGAGGACGAAGAGGACGAGGACGAGGAGGACGAGGAGGACGAATACGAGGACGGAGAAGAGGACGAGGAGGAGGACGAAGACGAGGACGAAGACGAGGAGTACGAAGCGGAGGACGAGGAAGAGGAGTGA
- a CDS encoding gas vesicle protein K, whose amino-acid sequence MDVEPDTVARDLVALVLTVVELLRQLMERQAIRRVEEDDLTEDQIERIGTTLMLLEERMAELRERFGLRPEDLNLDLGPLGTLLPRD is encoded by the coding sequence ATGGACGTCGAGCCCGACACCGTCGCCCGCGACCTGGTGGCCCTCGTCCTCACCGTCGTCGAACTCCTCCGGCAGCTGATGGAGCGGCAGGCGATCCGCCGTGTGGAGGAGGACGACCTCACCGAGGACCAGATCGAGCGCATCGGGACGACGCTGATGCTGCTGGAGGAGCGGATGGCCGAACTCCGCGAACGGTTCGGGCTGCGCCCCGAGGACCTCAACCTCGACCTGGGCCCCCTGGGAACCCTGCTGCCCCGCGACTGA
- a CDS encoding gas vesicle structural protein GvpA: MTTTTYNDGMVCVPRAGTLYDTLELILDRGMVIDIFLRVSLVGIEILKIDARIVVASVDTYLRFAEACNRLDLESDNRSRTVPELFGGGAGVAGAVGKRKAGKAAGSLGEKVRDVVGGDSEKDEEYETEAEKRPAPRKRTASRRRAESTASRGTTRTRSAKKG; the protein is encoded by the coding sequence ATGACCACGACCACCTATAACGACGGCATGGTGTGTGTGCCGCGCGCGGGCACGCTCTACGACACCCTCGAACTGATCCTCGATCGCGGCATGGTGATCGACATCTTCCTCCGGGTCTCCCTGGTCGGCATCGAGATCCTCAAGATCGACGCACGCATCGTGGTGGCCAGTGTCGACACCTATCTGCGGTTCGCCGAGGCCTGCAACCGCCTCGACCTGGAGTCCGACAACCGCAGCCGGACCGTCCCCGAGCTGTTCGGCGGTGGCGCCGGTGTGGCGGGCGCGGTCGGCAAGAGGAAGGCGGGCAAGGCCGCCGGATCGCTCGGCGAGAAGGTGCGGGACGTGGTCGGCGGCGACTCCGAGAAGGACGAGGAGTACGAGACGGAGGCGGAGAAGCGGCCCGCACCGCGCAAACGCACCGCCTCCCGCCGGCGCGCCGAGTCCACGGCGAGCCGCGGCACCACCCGTACCCGCTCGGCGAAGAAGGGCTGA
- a CDS encoding cytochrome c oxidase assembly protein — protein MDHGEHGMTMDLPPFTLARGMEFTGDPFFLAACLVALALYGWAVLRLRRRGDAWPVARTVAWVTGLASIVLVMSTGLNEYGMVMFSVHMVQHMVISMVSPILLLLGAPVTLALRALPTARRGHRGPRELLVALLHSRYVRIISHPAFTIPMFIASLYGLYFTPLFDWLMGSTAGHIAMMVHFLAVGLAFFWPIMGVDPGPHRPGYIMRMLELFAGMPFHAFFGIALMMATAPMVGTYADPPVSLGLDALADQQAAGGIAWAFSEIPSVIVLVALLYQWHGSEERQARRSDRAADRDGDQELTAYNAYLASLQSRGR, from the coding sequence ATGGACCACGGCGAACACGGCATGACCATGGACCTGCCGCCCTTCACCCTCGCCCGGGGCATGGAATTCACGGGCGACCCGTTCTTCCTCGCCGCCTGCCTGGTGGCGCTGGCCCTCTACGGCTGGGCCGTGCTCCGGCTGCGGCGGCGCGGTGACGCCTGGCCGGTGGCCCGCACGGTCGCCTGGGTCACGGGCCTGGCCAGCATCGTGCTGGTGATGTCCACCGGGCTCAACGAGTACGGCATGGTCATGTTCAGCGTGCACATGGTGCAGCACATGGTGATCAGCATGGTCTCGCCGATCCTGCTGCTGCTCGGCGCGCCGGTGACGCTCGCGCTGCGGGCCCTGCCGACGGCACGGCGCGGCCACCGCGGCCCGCGGGAGCTGCTGGTGGCGCTGCTGCACAGCCGCTATGTGCGGATCATCTCGCACCCGGCGTTCACCATCCCGATGTTCATCGCGAGCCTCTACGGGCTGTACTTCACCCCGCTCTTCGACTGGCTGATGGGCAGCACCGCCGGGCACATCGCGATGATGGTGCACTTCCTGGCGGTGGGCCTGGCCTTCTTCTGGCCGATCATGGGCGTGGACCCGGGGCCGCACCGTCCGGGTTACATCATGCGGATGCTGGAGCTCTTCGCCGGGATGCCCTTCCACGCGTTCTTCGGCATCGCGCTGATGATGGCGACGGCGCCGATGGTCGGGACGTACGCCGACCCGCCCGTGTCGCTGGGGCTCGACGCGCTGGCCGACCAGCAGGCGGCGGGCGGCATCGCCTGGGCGTTCAGCGAGATCCCCTCGGTGATCGTGCTGGTGGCCCTGCTCTACCAGTGGCACGGCTCGGAGGAGCGGCAGGCCAGGCGCTCCGACCGGGCCGCGGACCGTGACGGCGACCAGGAGCTGACCGCCTACAACGCCTACCTGGCGTCACTCCAGTCACGCGGTCGGTAG
- a CDS encoding transposase — protein sequence MTTSDRPPSGSMCVNCGLVAHADHVGALNVKHRAGLVLCAGA from the coding sequence GTGACCACTTCTGACCGGCCCCCTTCCGGGTCCATGTGCGTCAACTGCGGCCTGGTGGCACACGCCGACCACGTCGGCGCACTCAACGTCAAACACAGGGCCGGGCTGGTCCTCTGCGCCGGTGCCTAG
- a CDS encoding Mur ligase family protein, translating into MAGNSDPLTPRAKLAVTAGRAAAAASRAVGRGSGSVIGGKVALRLDPDLLARLAGHLDVILVSATNGKTTTTRLIAEALRASGPVVSNALGANMPAGITSALAGGSDAKYGVIEVDEKYLAGVARDVTPKAIALLNLSRDQLDRAAETRMLAEKWREGLAGNKATVIANCDDPLIAWAASSSPNVVWVAAGQAWKDDAWSCPSCGGVLQRPSDDWFCSECGFRRPMPSWALAGDQVVDPHGSAWPIRLRLPGRANKANAATSAAVAAHFGVPPQVALERMYEVQAVAGRYDVVRFQNRDLRLLLAKNPAGWLETFSLIDPPPTPVILSVNARGADGTDTSWLWDVDYGRLAGHPIFVIGDRKLDLAVRLEVAGLDFRVCENADEAVGQAPPGRIEVIANYTAFQDLRRRVGN; encoded by the coding sequence ATGGCAGGCAACTCGGACCCGCTGACGCCGCGGGCCAAGCTGGCCGTGACGGCGGGAAGGGCCGCGGCGGCGGCATCACGGGCGGTGGGCCGCGGCAGCGGATCCGTGATCGGCGGCAAGGTCGCGCTGCGGCTCGACCCGGACCTGCTGGCCCGCCTGGCGGGTCACCTGGACGTGATCCTGGTCTCGGCCACCAACGGCAAGACGACCACCACCCGGCTGATCGCCGAGGCGCTGCGCGCCAGCGGCCCCGTGGTGTCGAACGCGCTGGGCGCGAACATGCCCGCGGGCATCACCTCGGCGCTGGCGGGCGGTTCGGACGCCAAGTACGGCGTCATCGAGGTCGACGAGAAGTACCTCGCCGGGGTCGCGCGGGACGTCACACCGAAGGCCATCGCCCTGCTCAACCTCTCCCGCGACCAGCTCGACCGCGCCGCCGAGACCCGGATGCTCGCCGAGAAGTGGCGCGAGGGCCTGGCCGGCAACAAGGCGACGGTCATCGCCAACTGCGACGACCCGCTGATCGCCTGGGCCGCCTCCTCCTCCCCCAACGTGGTGTGGGTCGCGGCGGGCCAGGCCTGGAAGGACGACGCCTGGTCCTGCCCGTCCTGCGGCGGTGTGCTCCAGCGGCCCTCCGACGACTGGTTCTGTTCCGAGTGCGGCTTCCGCCGCCCGATGCCGAGCTGGGCGCTGGCCGGCGACCAGGTGGTGGACCCGCACGGCTCGGCCTGGCCGATCCGGCTGCGGCTGCCCGGCCGGGCGAACAAGGCCAACGCCGCGACCTCCGCCGCCGTCGCCGCGCACTTCGGGGTGCCCCCGCAGGTGGCGCTGGAGCGGATGTACGAGGTGCAGGCGGTCGCCGGCCGCTACGACGTCGTGCGGTTCCAGAACCGCGACCTGCGGCTGCTGCTGGCCAAGAACCCGGCCGGCTGGCTGGAGACCTTCTCCCTCATCGACCCGCCGCCCACCCCGGTGATCCTCTCCGTCAACGCCCGCGGCGCGGACGGCACCGACACCTCCTGGCTGTGGGACGTCGACTACGGCCGGCTCGCCGGCCACCCGATCTTCGTCATCGGCGACCGCAAGCTGGACCTGGCCGTACGGCTGGAGGTCGCGGGGCTCGACTTCCGCGTCTGCGAGAACGCCGACGAGGCCGTGGGACAGGCGCCGCCCGGACGCATCGAGGTGATCGCCAACTACACGGCCTTCCAGGACCTCCGCCGCCGCGTGGGCAACTGA
- a CDS encoding GvpL/GvpF family gas vesicle protein: protein MTAIPSPSATVPADGTPGTRVVPAGAPAAPPASAGSTLTCVFVVCRGGDPAPALATTPGHRGGGPLRALPAGALTAVVQDVPAAAFSEEALRTRLSDPGELELCARAHHAVVAAVADHASAIPFPLTTLYREDGRVRAALRAKEPGLHAVFDRIAGRVEWGVKVYAAPLPAAPETGDRTADARDPETTAETGTAPDRGTPAPGTGRAYLARVRGRHRAREERRNAALRAAEQVDTALRGISAAARRLRVHDVRPAGDQRTQLLNAAYLIDRDRDETVAATLRRLRADPGTAGVHIEVTGPWVPYSFAATGDGDDDG, encoded by the coding sequence ATGACCGCGATCCCCTCCCCGTCCGCCACCGTTCCCGCCGACGGCACCCCCGGGACCCGGGTGGTGCCCGCCGGCGCCCCGGCCGCTCCGCCGGCCTCCGCCGGTTCCACGCTCACCTGCGTCTTCGTGGTCTGCCGGGGCGGCGATCCCGCCCCGGCCCTCGCCACCACCCCCGGCCATCGCGGCGGAGGGCCCCTCCGGGCTCTCCCCGCGGGCGCGTTGACGGCGGTCGTCCAGGACGTGCCCGCGGCCGCGTTCTCGGAAGAGGCGCTGCGGACGCGGCTGTCCGACCCCGGCGAGCTGGAGCTCTGCGCCCGGGCGCACCACGCCGTGGTGGCCGCGGTGGCGGACCACGCGTCCGCGATCCCCTTTCCGCTCACCACCCTCTACCGCGAGGACGGACGCGTCCGCGCGGCGCTGCGGGCCAAGGAGCCGGGGCTGCACGCCGTGTTCGACCGGATCGCGGGACGTGTCGAGTGGGGGGTCAAGGTCTACGCCGCTCCGCTCCCCGCCGCCCCGGAGACCGGTGACCGGACCGCTGACGCCCGGGACCCGGAAACCACCGCGGAAACCGGCACGGCCCCGGACCGGGGGACACCCGCCCCCGGCACCGGCCGCGCCTACCTGGCGCGGGTCCGCGGCCGGCACCGTGCGCGGGAGGAGCGGCGGAACGCCGCCCTGCGAGCGGCCGAGCAGGTGGACACCGCCCTGCGCGGCATCTCGGCCGCTGCCCGGCGCCTGCGCGTCCACGACGTCCGGCCGGCCGGTGACCAGCGCACCCAACTGCTGAACGCCGCCTATCTCATCGACCGGGACCGCGACGAGACCGTGGCCGCCACCCTCCGGCGGCTGCGCGCGGACCCCGGCACCGCCGGCGTGCACATCGAGGTCACCGGGCCCTGGGTGCCCTACTCCTTCGCGGCCACCGGGGACGGCGACGATGACGGCTGA
- a CDS encoding gas vesicle protein, whose product MTTTIETPHAPGSGACCTYGPTTANLADILERVLDKGIVIAGDIKIDLLDIELLTIRIRLFVSSVDTARKAGINWWETDPALSTRAQQDRLSEENQALRDRIAALEQGCEEPEERGAGQRERARA is encoded by the coding sequence ATGACCACGACGATTGAGACCCCGCACGCGCCGGGTTCCGGAGCCTGCTGCACCTACGGCCCCACCACGGCCAACCTCGCCGACATTCTCGAACGCGTCCTCGACAAGGGCATCGTGATCGCCGGCGACATCAAGATCGACCTCCTCGACATTGAACTGCTGACGATCCGCATCCGGCTCTTCGTCTCCTCCGTCGACACGGCCCGCAAAGCCGGCATCAACTGGTGGGAGACGGACCCCGCCCTCTCCACCCGCGCCCAGCAGGACCGGCTCAGCGAGGAGAACCAGGCTCTCCGGGACCGGATCGCGGCACTGGAACAGGGCTGCGAGGAGCCGGAGGAGCGGGGCGCCGGACAGCGGGAGCGTGCCCGGGCATGA
- a CDS encoding gas vesicle protein GvpG, whose protein sequence is MGLLTELALLPLAPVRGVVWIANRMTDAAEDELHDPAAVRARLVVLNQALENGEIGMEEFEREEERLLDLLERRSGTAVVGAERGTGHH, encoded by the coding sequence ATGGGACTCCTGACCGAGCTGGCCCTGCTGCCGCTGGCCCCCGTGCGGGGCGTCGTGTGGATCGCCAACCGCATGACGGACGCCGCGGAGGACGAACTGCACGATCCCGCGGCCGTCCGCGCGCGGCTCGTCGTGCTCAACCAGGCACTGGAGAACGGGGAGATCGGCATGGAGGAGTTCGAGCGCGAGGAGGAACGACTGCTGGATCTGCTGGAACGGCGATCCGGAACTGCCGTGGTCGGAGCGGAAAGAGGAACGGGACACCACTGA
- a CDS encoding gas vesicle protein, which translates to MTADTAAGTAAATALSWDERPEGAAGPIGVPLVDLLDRVLATGVVLSGDIVIAIAEVPLVRVSLHALLSSVSERMPAPWPDEGPL; encoded by the coding sequence ATGACGGCTGACACGGCGGCCGGGACGGCCGCGGCCACCGCGCTCTCCTGGGACGAACGCCCCGAGGGAGCCGCCGGCCCGATCGGCGTACCCCTGGTGGACCTCCTGGACCGGGTGCTCGCGACCGGTGTCGTCCTCAGCGGCGACATCGTCATCGCCATCGCCGAGGTGCCCCTGGTACGGGTCTCCCTGCACGCGCTGCTCTCCTCGGTCAGCGAGCGGATGCCCGCCCCGTGGCCCGACGAGGGACCGCTGTGA
- a CDS encoding 6-phosphofructokinase, which translates to MRIGVLTSGGDCPGLNAVIRSVVHRAVADHGDEVIGFNDGWKGLLEADYRTLDLDAVGGILARGGTILGSSRVQPAHLVDGVERARGHVEELGLDAVIPIGGEGTLKAARLLSDAGLPIVGVPKTIDNDIAGTDVTFGFDTAVGVATEALDRLKTTAESHQRVLIVEVMGRHTGWIALHSGMAAGAHAIVVPERPFDIDELTARVGKRFLAGKKFAIVVVAEGAKPRAGSMDFDIGGKDVYGHERFAGVARQLSTELEHRLGKEARPVILGHVQRGGTPTAYDRVLATRFGWHAVEAVHRREFGRITALRGTDIRLIPIAEAVESLKTVPRERYAEAETVL; encoded by the coding sequence ATGCGTATTGGTGTGCTCACGTCCGGCGGCGACTGCCCCGGTCTGAACGCTGTCATCCGGTCGGTCGTGCACCGCGCCGTCGCGGACCACGGCGACGAGGTCATCGGCTTCAACGACGGCTGGAAGGGCCTGCTGGAGGCCGACTACCGCACCCTGGACCTGGACGCGGTGGGCGGCATCCTCGCCCGCGGCGGCACCATCCTCGGCTCGTCCCGCGTGCAGCCGGCCCATCTGGTGGACGGGGTGGAGCGGGCCCGGGGCCATGTCGAGGAACTCGGCCTGGACGCCGTCATCCCGATCGGCGGCGAGGGGACCCTCAAGGCGGCGCGGCTGCTCTCCGACGCCGGGCTGCCGATCGTCGGGGTGCCCAAGACCATCGACAACGACATCGCCGGCACCGACGTCACCTTCGGCTTCGACACCGCGGTGGGCGTCGCCACCGAGGCGCTGGACCGGCTCAAGACCACCGCCGAGTCCCACCAGCGGGTACTGATCGTGGAGGTCATGGGCCGGCACACCGGCTGGATCGCGCTGCACTCCGGCATGGCGGCCGGCGCCCACGCCATCGTCGTCCCCGAGCGGCCCTTCGACATCGACGAGCTGACCGCGCGGGTCGGCAAGCGGTTCCTGGCCGGGAAGAAGTTCGCGATCGTGGTCGTCGCCGAGGGCGCCAAGCCCCGCGCCGGCTCGATGGACTTCGACATCGGCGGCAAGGACGTCTACGGGCACGAGCGGTTCGCCGGTGTCGCCCGGCAGCTCTCCACCGAGCTGGAGCACCGGCTCGGCAAGGAGGCCCGCCCGGTCATCCTCGGCCACGTCCAGCGGGGCGGCACCCCCACCGCGTACGACCGGGTGCTGGCCACCCGCTTCGGCTGGCACGCGGTCGAGGCCGTGCACCGCCGGGAGTTCGGCAGGATCACCGCGCTGCGCGGCACCGACATCCGGCTGATCCCGATAGCCGAGGCCGTCGAGTCGCTGAAGACCGTGCCGCGGGAGCGGTACGCCGAGGCCGAGACCGTGCTCTGA
- the def gene encoding peptide deformylase produces MRHGAIPGSSGSVRPVRLLGDPVLRRPCAEVTSFDGELARLVEDLFASMYAARGVGLAANQIGVPLRVFVYDCPDDEDRRHLGHVVNPRLVETGGVPVTGPEGCLSLPGVEAGTSRLDHAVVEGRDRTGAPVRVTGSGFFARCLQHETDHLDGGLYLDRVAGLRRRRALRAVRRAAWNRDPDRAAAQAAVPAGPGG; encoded by the coding sequence ATGCGACATGGTGCGATTCCCGGCAGTTCGGGCTCCGTCCGGCCGGTGCGGCTGCTGGGGGATCCGGTGCTGCGCAGGCCCTGCGCGGAGGTCACGTCCTTCGACGGGGAACTGGCCCGGCTGGTGGAGGACCTCTTCGCGAGCATGTACGCCGCCCGCGGCGTCGGCCTGGCGGCCAATCAGATCGGGGTGCCGCTGCGGGTGTTCGTCTACGACTGCCCGGACGACGAGGACCGCAGGCACCTCGGTCACGTGGTCAACCCCCGGCTGGTGGAGACCGGAGGGGTGCCGGTGACCGGACCCGAGGGCTGTCTGTCGCTGCCCGGTGTCGAGGCCGGCACGAGCCGCCTCGACCACGCCGTCGTCGAGGGCCGGGACCGCACCGGCGCCCCGGTGCGGGTGACGGGCAGCGGCTTCTTCGCGCGCTGTCTCCAGCACGAGACGGACCATCTGGACGGCGGGCTCTATCTGGACCGGGTCGCGGGTCTGCGCCGCCGCCGGGCGCTGCGGGCGGTCCGGCGCGCGGCCTGGAACCGGGATCCGGACCGGGCCGCGGCACAGGCGGCGGTCCCGGCCGGGCCGGGTGGCTGA
- a CDS encoding GvpL/GvpF family gas vesicle protein has translation MTAPGLYVYGVVRAGRALPAGRKGVGDPPGPLRLIGHGGIAAVVSPAPPGLRARRRDLMAHQELLLDLAAGGPVLPMRFGMVAPDEDTVLRDLAAGERERSAALTRLDGRCELNLKASPVEGGLAALLREDERVRRLRDEVRGRPSYQGSLRLGESVAAGLARRAKTATDQVLRACAPLAEQRVEGPEVQGCVRNVSFLVGRDREAPFRAAVERLAAEHRDAVELRLTGPLPCYSFVDPASVPASA, from the coding sequence GTGACCGCACCGGGTCTCTACGTCTACGGCGTCGTCCGGGCAGGACGCGCCCTGCCCGCCGGACGGAAGGGGGTCGGCGACCCGCCCGGGCCGCTGCGGCTGATCGGCCACGGCGGGATCGCGGCGGTCGTCAGCCCGGCGCCGCCCGGTCTCCGCGCCCGGCGCCGGGATCTGATGGCGCACCAGGAACTGCTGCTCGACCTCGCCGCCGGCGGCCCCGTGCTCCCGATGCGGTTCGGCATGGTGGCGCCCGACGAGGACACCGTGCTGCGGGACCTGGCCGCCGGCGAACGGGAGCGGTCCGCCGCGCTGACCCGGCTCGACGGCCGGTGCGAACTCAACCTCAAGGCGTCGCCGGTGGAAGGCGGGCTGGCCGCCCTCCTGCGGGAGGACGAGCGCGTCCGGCGGCTCCGGGACGAGGTGCGCGGCCGCCCGAGTTACCAGGGCAGCCTCCGGCTGGGCGAGTCGGTGGCCGCGGGGCTCGCCCGCCGGGCGAAGACCGCCACTGACCAGGTGCTGCGCGCCTGTGCCCCGCTGGCCGAACAACGCGTCGAAGGCCCCGAGGTCCAGGGTTGCGTGCGGAACGTCTCCTTCCTCGTCGGCCGGGACCGCGAGGCCCCGTTCCGGGCGGCGGTGGAGCGCCTGGCCGCCGAGCACCGGGACGCGGTGGAACTGCGGCTCACCGGACCGCTGCCCTGCTACAGCTTCGTGGACCCCGCCTCCGTACCGGCGTCGGCCTGA